A genomic region of Thermodesulfitimonas autotrophica contains the following coding sequences:
- a CDS encoding recombinase family protein has protein sequence MPSVAVLYRVSTKKQARKQRRLLENDESLPVQAAVIKEFVARHPDWTVVKEYVEEISAFKFSKDDRDIIQQVIRDAMNGVFDILLVFKSDRLSRRAFEYPMILWTLQQSGVTVISVADGGKVLNMKDQPEKLMRFVEGWQSETESINTSIRVKEAMQKLAEKGVWSGGRPPYGFRLSERRTGPALEIHEPEAAVIKEMVRLYLEEGFGSKRIAAVLNEKGVRTREGRLWTDTRVRQILQNPIIAGLPAYGRTRPGNTPKSRVRKAKGCWTDLSSYTIPRDENGNPRPVPEYQIIPLETWLRLVEKMKQMNSGGAAVRAGAAPSTALLTGFLVCGHCGRTFKSSSGLCRPDRNGVRKRRRVYKCVTHDQIGGGNKICSGQGSYVQHKIDNVFLKELETFLKRVDPEDLLRYVEIKESRAAVEASMLRKTLEAEARKTRKVLDAWTKRLEDYFAAPENSLYSEDYLAARVKEARDKLNRLEAELLSLNQQVAAHARRRTDLAAFARRAAEWWDVFLEAPVEVKKRMLSQIIEKVVVYRDRIEIHYCIDLREFIARTEEKPIRFKVQAAL, from the coding sequence ATGCCGTCCGTTGCGGTCCTTTACCGGGTCTCTACCAAGAAGCAGGCCAGAAAGCAAAGACGGCTGCTGGAAAACGACGAGTCTCTTCCCGTCCAGGCGGCGGTTATCAAAGAATTCGTTGCCCGGCATCCCGACTGGACGGTCGTCAAGGAATACGTCGAAGAGATTTCAGCTTTCAAGTTCTCGAAGGACGACCGGGACATCATCCAGCAGGTCATCCGGGACGCCATGAACGGCGTCTTCGATATACTTCTCGTGTTTAAGTCGGACCGGCTTTCCCGCAGAGCTTTCGAGTATCCGATGATCCTGTGGACGCTCCAGCAGTCCGGAGTGACGGTCATTTCCGTCGCCGACGGCGGCAAGGTTTTAAACATGAAAGACCAGCCCGAAAAACTGATGCGCTTCGTGGAAGGCTGGCAGAGCGAGACGGAGAGCATCAACACCAGCATCCGGGTCAAAGAGGCCATGCAGAAGCTTGCCGAAAAGGGAGTGTGGTCCGGCGGGAGGCCTCCTTACGGTTTCAGGCTTTCTGAAAGAAGAACAGGGCCTGCGCTGGAGATACACGAACCGGAAGCTGCCGTAATCAAAGAAATGGTCCGGCTGTATCTGGAAGAAGGTTTTGGGAGCAAACGGATAGCTGCGGTTTTGAACGAGAAGGGCGTCCGCACCCGGGAGGGGCGTCTGTGGACGGATACGCGCGTGCGGCAGATACTGCAGAATCCGATAATCGCCGGTCTGCCCGCCTACGGGCGGACGCGCCCCGGGAATACGCCCAAAAGCAGGGTCCGGAAAGCCAAAGGGTGCTGGACCGACCTTTCGAGTTATACAATCCCGCGCGATGAAAACGGCAACCCGAGGCCGGTCCCGGAATATCAGATAATTCCACTTGAGACCTGGCTGCGGCTTGTCGAGAAGATGAAGCAGATGAACTCCGGCGGCGCCGCCGTCCGCGCAGGCGCTGCGCCTTCAACTGCCTTGCTTACCGGGTTCCTCGTCTGCGGGCACTGCGGCAGGACTTTCAAGTCGAGCTCCGGGCTCTGCCGTCCCGACCGGAACGGGGTTCGGAAGAGGCGGCGGGTTTACAAGTGCGTTACCCACGACCAGATCGGCGGCGGCAACAAGATCTGTTCCGGCCAGGGGAGCTACGTTCAGCACAAAATAGACAACGTCTTCCTTAAAGAGCTGGAGACGTTCTTAAAGCGGGTCGATCCGGAAGACCTCCTGCGGTACGTCGAGATAAAAGAGTCCCGCGCGGCGGTCGAGGCCTCAATGCTCCGGAAAACGCTGGAGGCCGAGGCGAGAAAAACCCGGAAGGTACTCGACGCCTGGACGAAACGTCTTGAGGACTACTTTGCCGCCCCCGAAAACAGCCTCTATTCGGAAGATTACCTGGCCGCCAGGGTTAAGGAAGCCAGGGACAAACTGAACCGCCTGGAGGCGGAACTCCTCAGCTTGAACCAGCAGGTTGCGGCGCACGCGCGGAGGCGGACCGACCTTGCCGCTTTCGCCAGGCGGGCCGCGGAATGGTGGGACGTGTTTCTTGAGGCGCCCGTCGAAGTCAAGAAGCGGATGCTCTCGCAGATCATCGAGAAGGTCGTGGTCTACCGGGACCGGATAGAAATTCACTACTGCATCGACCTCCGCGAGTTTATTGCCAGAACAGAAGAAAAGCCCATCCGCTTCAAGGTGCAAGCTGCTTTATAA
- the recD2 gene encoding SF1B family DNA helicase RecD2, producing the protein MSRAAQAEATLTGIVRRFIYRSGDFGIFKLDDTIALGEVPGVSEGDKLTVRGKWETHPKFGRQFRVKSWEKPVPSTKEAAVEFLSSGLIKGVGPATAQTIVDTLGPDAVKKILDGGPGLLKTVKGIGEKKAPEIARQVRETYQVSLAVSELVGMGLSCRVALKAYKEFGRRAAEFVRQNPYCLTKLDLIGFHRADAIARNLGIAPSSPFRTEAALRHTLNEALWTEGHTCLPEGELISRALELLNKEGDYVSPEQAAAVLSRMEGIARNGKVAFSWARRFEEEIARDVKRLAAAKHPKPEALERRYPVPEKENLENLIPGVTLTPDQVHAVRVALSGGISILTGGPGVGKTQTVRAVIEAFRRENPFGSVVLCAPTGRAARRLAELTGHPAHTIHKLIGMREDGAARNKNSPLDCDLLVVDEASMAGIIMAKRLLEAVPDGCRVLLVGDVNQLPSVEPGNVLRDLLDKVPTVRLTKVFRQAAESRIILNAHRINRGEMVLIDRYRDDFVLLEREDPEDVKSCVKTFVERLPYGPMDLQVLSPMRKGPLGTIELNKLLQRNRPGPRVAHGQFAYQVGDKVIHTKNNYLKGVMNGEIGVVEEIREVDGAPVLYVRYNGDVVEYTRDDLDELEPAWVITIHKCVAKDTWIWTSEGMRRIGDIEPGLEPGEVAPFTQEVGTPEGLVPASRVICIGRRPTVKITTRTGLVLEMSLDHRVLVADDLTGEERWVRACDLQKGMRLPVPRGMELGPQQELSTAPFHPGHHPKGHRNKGVRWPDKVDENLAEVLGALVADANYTDREDGRVELCKNGPWRTYIRQKIEKLFNVRCTERKTPGKAARFYFHSKTVREFLQWCGLDYVTASQKTVPRVILSSPPSVQAAFLRGLFSGDGAFTSVVVLSTSSAVLAEQVQLLLLNLGIVSKRYLLRESNDRWSQAWRLEISGWDADRFAEVIGFSNKPKMEALLRSRARKTAGKSLPKTNWDTIPGGRSVALGLREALRRRDGKNYRATRRVKKLLFQVCAGKARLTYHHVDLLLKEVFDLRSLGQPAAQLMRWAEKRWFYDEVVAIEPGEAELYDLTVPGPHCYISNGIISHNCQGSEFRCVIVPVHTSHYVMLYRSLLYTAVTRAREKLILVGTKKALAMAIRNNRPVQRYTALASLL; encoded by the coding sequence TTGTCCCGGGCCGCGCAGGCCGAAGCGACCCTCACCGGGATCGTCAGGCGCTTTATCTACCGCTCGGGCGACTTCGGTATCTTCAAGCTGGACGACACCATTGCTTTAGGCGAGGTCCCCGGCGTGAGCGAGGGAGACAAGCTTACCGTCAGGGGGAAGTGGGAAACCCACCCGAAGTTCGGGAGGCAGTTCAGGGTGAAGTCCTGGGAGAAGCCCGTCCCCTCGACGAAAGAGGCGGCGGTCGAGTTCCTCTCCTCCGGTTTGATCAAAGGGGTGGGGCCGGCCACGGCACAGACCATCGTGGACACCCTGGGACCCGACGCCGTGAAGAAGATCCTCGACGGGGGCCCCGGGCTTTTAAAGACCGTCAAAGGGATAGGGGAGAAGAAGGCCCCGGAGATCGCCCGCCAGGTGAGGGAGACCTACCAGGTGTCTCTCGCGGTGTCGGAGCTCGTCGGGATGGGTCTCTCCTGCAGGGTGGCCCTGAAGGCTTACAAGGAGTTCGGGCGCCGGGCCGCCGAGTTCGTCAGGCAGAACCCTTACTGCCTGACGAAACTTGATTTGATCGGCTTCCACCGGGCGGACGCGATAGCGCGGAACCTGGGGATCGCGCCCTCTTCACCCTTCAGGACGGAGGCCGCCCTGCGCCATACCCTGAACGAAGCCCTGTGGACGGAGGGCCACACCTGCCTCCCCGAGGGCGAGCTGATCTCCAGGGCGCTCGAACTCCTGAACAAGGAGGGAGACTACGTGTCTCCGGAGCAGGCCGCGGCCGTCCTCTCCAGGATGGAGGGGATAGCCCGAAACGGGAAGGTGGCCTTCTCCTGGGCGCGCCGCTTCGAGGAGGAGATAGCCCGGGACGTGAAGAGGCTGGCCGCGGCGAAGCATCCGAAGCCGGAGGCTTTGGAGCGGAGATACCCGGTCCCGGAAAAAGAAAACCTCGAAAACCTCATCCCCGGCGTAACCCTCACCCCCGACCAGGTACACGCGGTCAGGGTGGCCCTCTCCGGCGGGATTTCCATCCTCACCGGGGGCCCCGGCGTGGGCAAAACCCAGACCGTGAGGGCCGTGATCGAGGCCTTCAGGCGCGAGAACCCGTTCGGGAGCGTGGTCCTGTGCGCCCCCACGGGGAGGGCCGCCAGGAGATTAGCCGAACTCACCGGTCACCCGGCGCACACGATACACAAACTCATCGGGATGCGTGAGGACGGGGCGGCCCGCAACAAAAACAGCCCCCTGGACTGCGACCTGCTGGTGGTGGACGAGGCCAGCATGGCAGGGATCATAATGGCGAAGCGCCTCCTGGAAGCCGTCCCGGACGGCTGCCGGGTGCTCCTCGTGGGCGACGTCAACCAACTCCCCTCGGTCGAGCCCGGAAACGTCCTGCGGGACCTCCTGGATAAAGTTCCGACCGTGCGCCTCACGAAGGTCTTCCGCCAGGCCGCGGAGAGCCGGATAATTTTAAACGCGCACCGGATTAACAGGGGAGAGATGGTCTTAATTGATCGCTACCGGGACGACTTCGTGCTCCTGGAGAGAGAGGACCCGGAGGACGTCAAGAGCTGCGTAAAGACCTTCGTCGAGAGGCTGCCTTACGGGCCGATGGACCTCCAGGTGCTCTCCCCCATGCGGAAGGGGCCATTGGGCACCATAGAGCTGAACAAGCTCCTCCAGAGAAACCGCCCCGGCCCCAGAGTCGCGCACGGGCAGTTCGCCTACCAGGTGGGCGACAAGGTGATCCACACGAAGAACAACTACCTCAAGGGCGTGATGAACGGCGAGATTGGGGTGGTCGAAGAGATTAGAGAGGTGGACGGCGCACCCGTTTTGTATGTCCGCTACAACGGCGACGTGGTGGAGTACACCAGGGACGACCTGGACGAACTGGAACCGGCCTGGGTTATTACGATACACAAATGCGTCGCGAAAGACACATGGATCTGGACTTCGGAAGGCATGCGCCGGATCGGAGACATCGAGCCCGGCCTTGAGCCCGGGGAGGTTGCCCCGTTCACTCAGGAAGTCGGGACGCCTGAAGGGCTGGTTCCGGCCAGCCGGGTGATATGCATAGGCCGGCGTCCAACCGTAAAGATAACCACAAGAACGGGCCTGGTGCTGGAGATGAGCCTCGACCACAGGGTGCTGGTAGCCGACGACCTGACCGGTGAGGAAAGGTGGGTTCGTGCTTGCGACCTGCAAAAGGGCATGCGGCTGCCGGTTCCCCGCGGCATGGAACTGGGGCCACAGCAAGAGTTATCCACGGCACCTTTCCATCCCGGCCACCATCCCAAAGGTCACCGAAACAAGGGGGTTCGTTGGCCGGACAAAGTTGACGAGAACTTGGCCGAAGTGTTGGGAGCTCTTGTGGCCGATGCGAACTACACAGACCGGGAGGACGGTCGCGTTGAATTGTGCAAGAACGGTCCCTGGCGAACTTACATCCGGCAAAAGATCGAAAAACTCTTCAACGTCCGCTGTACGGAGAGAAAAACGCCCGGCAAGGCTGCCCGGTTTTACTTCCATAGCAAGACCGTGCGAGAATTTCTTCAATGGTGCGGCTTAGATTACGTTACAGCTTCTCAAAAGACGGTTCCCCGAGTTATTCTGTCAAGCCCGCCCTCGGTCCAGGCCGCTTTCCTGCGGGGCCTTTTTTCGGGAGACGGAGCATTCACCTCAGTCGTAGTTCTTTCGACATCCTCAGCGGTGCTCGCGGAGCAGGTCCAACTACTCTTGTTGAACCTGGGAATTGTGTCAAAGCGCTACCTCCTTAGGGAGAGCAATGACCGGTGGAGTCAAGCCTGGAGACTTGAGATCTCGGGCTGGGACGCAGACCGGTTTGCCGAAGTAATAGGCTTCAGCAACAAACCCAAGATGGAAGCCCTGCTCCGAAGCCGGGCGAGGAAGACGGCGGGGAAAAGCCTTCCGAAAACGAACTGGGACACGATTCCCGGAGGCCGCTCCGTTGCCCTGGGGTTGCGGGAAGCCCTGCGCCGGAGAGACGGGAAAAACTATCGCGCAACGCGCCGAGTTAAGAAACTACTGTTCCAGGTGTGCGCGGGCAAAGCTCGTCTCACGTACCATCACGTTGACCTGCTCCTCAAAGAAGTGTTTGACTTGCGTTCTCTGGGGCAACCGGCAGCCCAGCTGATGCGGTGGGCCGAGAAACGCTGGTTCTACGACGAAGTAGTAGCCATTGAGCCCGGCGAGGCCGAGCTTTACGACCTGACCGTCCCCGGACCCCACTGTTACATATCCAACGGTATAATTTCGCACAATTGCCAGGGATCCGAGTTCCGGTGCGTGATCGTCCCCGTCCACACTTCCCACTACGTCATGCTCTACCGGAGCCTTCTCTACACTGCGGTCACGCGGGCCAGGGAGAAGCTGATCCTGGTGGGCACGAAGAAAGCCCTCGCGATGGCGATCAGAAACAACAGGCCCGTGCAGCGGTACACGGCGCTGGCAAGCCTGCTCTGA
- a CDS encoding HNH endonuclease — translation MGVIQFPKKKRVKSQSAIDAARKPYCEYSGQPGYCHVHHIRRRSQGGDDIPENLISLAPEVHDAVHRGKIDRYVLILIVARRENLTPEEICKRIGEPIPSEWPDYTPPDPPPWEEVLQILLSLEEAQDDCKWRQGEILAALVDYGVPRKTIASEIGKSASYIRERVNTWRAFPDEGTRVRELSWQHHRIAAKTDDPRKWIEAAADNGWSTRDLERAIKEAKNPGLALSQEEKELKQAEALFAKLEETIAKGGPAGKWLLEKTAELLEDLGVTKKGVRASA, via the coding sequence TTGGGTGTAATCCAGTTTCCGAAGAAAAAGCGTGTCAAGAGCCAGAGCGCGATCGACGCGGCCAGGAAGCCCTACTGCGAGTACTCCGGCCAGCCCGGGTACTGCCACGTCCACCACATCAGGCGCCGTTCGCAGGGCGGCGACGACATCCCGGAGAACCTGATCTCGCTCGCCCCGGAAGTCCACGACGCCGTTCACAGGGGCAAGATCGACCGCTACGTTCTGATCCTCATCGTGGCGCGGCGGGAAAACTTAACTCCCGAAGAGATCTGCAAGAGGATCGGGGAGCCAATCCCTTCCGAGTGGCCCGACTATACCCCGCCGGACCCGCCGCCCTGGGAGGAAGTCCTCCAGATTCTTCTTTCGCTGGAGGAGGCGCAGGACGACTGCAAGTGGCGCCAGGGGGAGATACTCGCCGCCCTGGTTGATTACGGCGTGCCCCGGAAGACCATCGCCTCGGAAATTGGGAAGTCCGCCTCATATATCCGCGAGAGAGTCAACACCTGGCGGGCCTTCCCCGACGAGGGTACGCGCGTGCGCGAGCTCTCGTGGCAGCACCACAGAATAGCCGCGAAGACGGATGATCCCCGGAAGTGGATAGAGGCGGCCGCCGACAACGGCTGGAGCACCAGGGACCTGGAGCGCGCTATAAAAGAAGCGAAAAACCCCGGGTTGGCTCTCTCTCAGGAGGAGAAGGAGCTCAAGCAGGCCGAGGCCCTCTTCGCGAAGCTCGAAGAAACGATAGCGAAGGGCGGCCCGGCGGGGAAGTGGCTCCTGGAGAAGACGGCGGAATTGCTCGAAGACCTTGGGGTTACGAAGAAAGGGGTGCGGGCCAGTGCCTAA
- a CDS encoding helix-turn-helix domain-containing protein: MVKKKREVDVFDLETFRKRLEDALWARRMRQIDLAEKAGINYKSLNCYFRGYMRPSLDVVIKLAETLGVSVDFLLGRSDDMNQIAPEPPEFAEEVEIFRRACKAASPDEKNLLLRLCRSMIKEPEQKQEEPAEAKGQEQSPDTKQE; encoded by the coding sequence GTGGTCAAAAAGAAGAGAGAGGTGGATGTTTTCGACCTGGAAACGTTCAGAAAGCGCCTGGAGGACGCGCTCTGGGCGCGGCGCATGAGGCAGATCGACCTGGCCGAAAAAGCGGGGATAAACTACAAGTCCCTCAACTGTTACTTCAGGGGGTACATGAGGCCCTCCCTGGACGTGGTGATCAAGCTCGCGGAGACGCTCGGGGTTTCCGTGGATTTCCTCCTGGGGAGGTCGGACGACATGAACCAGATCGCTCCGGAACCGCCGGAGTTCGCGGAGGAAGTCGAAATCTTCCGCCGGGCATGCAAGGCGGCCTCCCCCGACGAGAAGAACCTCCTGCTCCGGCTCTGCCGGTCCATGATCAAGGAGCCCGAGCAAAAACAGGAAGAGCCCGCGGAAGCTAAAGGACAAGAGCAATCGCCCGATACAAAACAAGAGTAG
- a CDS encoding ImmA/IrrE family metallo-endopeptidase produces MENQRMEQQPRLRPTAVRERYARAKARLLIKELGLTGPPVDVEAVARKMVAVLRYHDIPEIDYAVVFRYRGQYFVSVNVSNPGRMRWSLTHELGHIVLGHYTTYIPDTLAEDRLTEKERKILDREVDIFVREFLMPKAWVRRAAGGAVQFKDIDRLAEEFGVSWEAMMIRLDELGLFDRAEALF; encoded by the coding sequence ATGGAGAACCAGCGAATGGAGCAGCAACCGCGCCTGCGCCCTACAGCAGTCAGAGAGCGCTACGCCAGGGCTAAAGCCAGGCTCCTGATCAAAGAACTGGGACTGACCGGGCCGCCCGTCGACGTGGAGGCCGTTGCCAGGAAGATGGTGGCGGTGCTCCGCTACCACGACATCCCGGAAATCGACTACGCCGTGGTCTTCCGCTACCGGGGGCAGTACTTCGTGAGCGTGAACGTCTCCAACCCCGGCAGGATGAGGTGGTCCCTCACGCACGAGCTGGGCCACATCGTGCTGGGGCACTACACCACCTACATTCCCGACACGCTGGCCGAGGACAGACTGACCGAAAAGGAGAGGAAAATCCTCGACCGCGAGGTGGACATTTTCGTGAGAGAATTTTTAATGCCCAAGGCGTGGGTGAGGAGGGCCGCCGGGGGCGCGGTGCAGTTTAAGGACATCGACCGCCTGGCGGAAGAGTTCGGGGTTTCCTGGGAGGCCATGATGATCAGGCTGGACGAGCTGGGCCTGTTTGACAGGGCGGAAGCGCTGTTTTAA
- a CDS encoding DUF2325 domain-containing protein: MAGKAVGDEAGLWVAQEAIIIQFLPENASQPLKNAKEIVLQMPRPKFHAQFLFERACPHCRKIVRVLVHDYGELTPENLDEKTGMHNFPVLPVKCPLCAGEDWPTHAVLFDATEDRVVRRVPLGTADLPVVGGGAPYAVTYSPEEQAELERGLAKLPEFFRQKGEEFWERYCAWALSRWRDALKEISPEEWAEGYASLGVSLPGHPSPAACRKDAEARFASDKEKTAAWRALNRWLVEKEFLWIPVDQWPVEEWAARYGRERVTWLLLNLPLLEELERWRTEKLAPAVPKKTCGPQAVLWERIKQLGQALDRQRRRSEELSRLLQEERAARHNLEEKLAAARAEVSRLREELSGRPVEAGRNPEDARRIARLKSLVRELREEVLHLREMLPREEPAPDKEEPTPVTAPAEEVPRLEDVLVGRIVVAFGRVGEPLNGPVRILWHHGDRWDLDAERLAKEADVLVVLTRFCSHEAMWAAKEFAADTGKPIGFARGSGVESVLRAAADVWARQKKEQEFL, encoded by the coding sequence GTGGCTGGTAAAGCGGTCGGCGATGAGGCGGGTCTTTGGGTCGCCCAGGAAGCAATAATAATTCAGTTCCTCCCGGAAAACGCCAGTCAACCCTTAAAGAACGCGAAGGAGATCGTGCTACAGATGCCTCGGCCTAAGTTTCATGCCCAGTTTCTGTTTGAGCGGGCCTGCCCGCACTGCCGCAAGATAGTGCGGGTTCTGGTCCATGACTACGGGGAGTTGACCCCGGAGAATCTCGATGAAAAAACCGGTATGCACAATTTCCCCGTCCTGCCGGTGAAGTGCCCCCTGTGCGCGGGGGAAGACTGGCCGACGCACGCGGTGCTTTTCGATGCCACGGAGGACCGGGTGGTGCGGCGCGTGCCTCTGGGCACGGCGGACCTCCCGGTTGTGGGTGGGGGCGCCCCCTACGCGGTCACCTACAGCCCAGAGGAGCAGGCGGAGCTCGAGCGCGGCCTGGCGAAGCTCCCGGAGTTCTTCCGGCAGAAAGGAGAGGAGTTCTGGGAGAGGTACTGCGCCTGGGCGCTCTCCCGCTGGCGGGACGCGCTAAAGGAGATCTCTCCAGAGGAGTGGGCGGAGGGCTATGCCTCCCTGGGTGTTTCCCTTCCGGGCCACCCGAGCCCCGCAGCGTGCAGGAAGGACGCCGAGGCGCGGTTCGCGTCGGACAAAGAGAAAACTGCGGCCTGGCGGGCGCTCAACCGCTGGCTGGTGGAAAAAGAGTTTCTATGGATCCCCGTCGACCAGTGGCCGGTCGAGGAGTGGGCCGCGCGCTACGGCAGGGAGCGGGTCACGTGGCTTTTGCTCAACCTGCCGCTGCTGGAAGAACTCGAGCGGTGGCGCACGGAGAAGCTGGCCCCGGCCGTGCCGAAAAAAACCTGTGGTCCGCAAGCGGTGCTGTGGGAACGGATAAAACAGCTGGGTCAAGCACTGGACAGACAGCGGCGGCGGTCGGAAGAGCTCTCCCGTCTGCTCCAGGAGGAGCGGGCAGCGCGGCACAACCTGGAGGAAAAGCTGGCCGCGGCGCGGGCCGAGGTCTCGCGCCTGCGGGAGGAGCTGTCCGGGAGGCCTGTCGAGGCGGGCCGCAACCCGGAAGACGCGAGGAGAATCGCGCGGCTCAAGTCCCTGGTGCGCGAGCTGAGAGAAGAGGTCCTGCATCTGCGGGAAATGCTACCGCGCGAGGAGCCTGCGCCGGACAAAGAAGAGCCGACGCCGGTCACGGCCCCGGCGGAAGAAGTCCCGCGGCTGGAAGATGTGCTCGTGGGCAGGATCGTGGTCGCTTTCGGCCGCGTCGGAGAACCTTTAAATGGTCCCGTCCGGATCCTCTGGCACCACGGCGACAGGTGGGACTTGGACGCCGAGCGGCTGGCGAAGGAAGCGGACGTGCTGGTGGTGCTCACGCGCTTCTGCTCTCATGAAGCGATGTGGGCGGCGAAGGAGTTTGCGGCGGACACCGGGAAGCCGATAGGCTTCGCCCGCGGGAGTGGTGTGGAGAGCGTGCTCCGGGCCGCGGCAGATGTTTGGGCGCGGCAGAAGAAGGAGCAAGAGTTTTTGTAG
- a CDS encoding helix-turn-helix domain-containing protein has protein sequence MLTLKEAAEEWGVADATIRQYILKRKFRANEVRKSGGTWLVKRSAMRRVFGSPRKQ, from the coding sequence GTGCTCACTTTAAAGGAAGCTGCCGAAGAATGGGGCGTCGCGGACGCCACGATCCGCCAGTACATCCTGAAGAGGAAGTTCCGCGCTAATGAAGTGCGGAAATCGGGCGGGACGTGGCTGGTAAAGCGGTCGGCGATGAGGCGGGTCTTTGGGTCGCCCAGGAAGCAATAA
- a CDS encoding disulfide oxidoreductase, producing the protein MITKEMKVLEVMERYPATRPVFETWGLRYRVCIPCNSLFDTLEELARNRGMSLDKLLADLNRAVASGSNTCPRCRG; encoded by the coding sequence GTGATCACCAAGGAGATGAAGGTCCTGGAGGTAATGGAGCGCTACCCCGCGACGCGGCCGGTCTTTGAAACCTGGGGGCTGCGCTACAGGGTCTGCATCCCGTGCAACTCCCTCTTCGACACCCTGGAAGAGCTGGCGAGGAACAGGGGGATGTCGCTTGATAAACTCCTGGCCGACCTGAACAGGGCAGTCGCCTCCGGCTCCAATACCTGCCCGCGGTGCAGGGGGTAG